The sequence GTCAACCCACAATGCCACAGCACGTGGCAACACCATAATGAGTCATGTCAACCTACACTGGCCAGGCACGTGGCAACACCATAATGAGTCATGTCAACCACACTGTCACAGCACGTGGCAACACTACACTGAGTCATGTCAACCCACACTGGCACAGCACGTGGCAACTCCACACTGACTCATGTCAACCTACACTGGCACAGCACGTGGCAACACTACACTGAGTCATGTCAACCCACACTGTCACAACACGTGGCATCACCACACTGAGTCATGTCAACCCACACTGGCCCAGCACGTGGCAACAAGGAATGACAGTAATTACAACACTGTATTGTTGtacttttatttatattttaaaatatacaATTAGTTAACAAGAGCAATAATCTCAGACTTGATGGCTTTGTCATAAGAAAATTTCAGATTACCAAGTGATTATGTTTTGTTTACAGTCACACGGAGTGACCAATCACCCTAAGGGGAATACGGAGACATAATGACAAAAAAAACTAAACAGAAGAAGTACAAGCCATAAATAATAACATGTTGTTAGTCCAATTAGATAGTCGATGACATCATAGCAAAGTTAGATATACTTGGAGAGTTTCAGTAATTTCGCGGATCTATGGTCCAATATCTTTGCGTCACTGATGACGTCACCGGAAGCTGCCTAAGCGCGTCAAGACGGCCAAACAAAATTATTGAAGTAAAAGATAAAGGAAACCCAGCCCTAAAGGAGCTACAGTGTGTAATGACCGCGTGACACTGACCTCGTGACCTTACCACTGTTGGCTCACTTCCCCACGTCAGGATCAACTATTAACTCATCAGACAATGTTGCACATGTGGAACGCCTCTCACACATGTGTGTTCAACATGAGCGTTGCTGCGTGCTGTGCGGACACTCGTCAAGCGATGCCTGCAACACACTTCAGCAACCTTCTGATGAATTGTTAATATTTAAACATATGTCTAGATTTGTTTACATTGGAGGCCTAAtagtgaaaaaaataaaagaagtaTAAGTGTTGATGCCCTCCGCGTTATAACAAGGAGTTGATCCAAGAAGGAGGGTAAAAGGACAAGTGATTGTCATGAAAAGGAAGTCAGATCGTCACATTACTTGGAGTAACCGTACGTGAACTGGTGGGATCGTGCCTGGGTACGAGCCTTCACTCTCGAGTCGTTCTCGAACGGGTCAAGGGACGAGGAACGGAAGGTTCTGGTGTACTTGTAAGAGTCGCCGTCTCCGATGCTGTGTTTCCGCATCTTACCGATCATTTTGTTAATATTATCGGACAGCTCTTCGGACTCCTGAGCCTTACGATGGTCAAACATCTTCCTAGCTGAGCGGAACTTTTTGTCATCATCGTCAAAGCTGCTCTTGATAGAGCGTGACGTGGTGAACTTGAAGTCGTCGTCACTCAGACTAATGTTGCGACGTCTcggcagccttggtggcttgaagTCGTAATCGTCCTCTATGCTTAGGAGACGAGAAGGCTTCGGGGGAGCTCTTGGGGGTTTGGAAGACTCGAACTTGCTGCTCTCTTGGTAGGAACTCTTGCGGACGGTAGTTCCTGTGCCAGGGATGTTGTATGTTACTTCGTTCTTCTTGACAGTCTTTTTACCTGGGGCGTCCAGTGCCTCATTGTAGACGACCTCTTCCCACCTCTTAGCATTCGTCCCACTGCCTCGTTCAACAGCATCAGCCTTCTTGAACTTTTTCTCAAGATTCTTAATGTCATCCATGATGCTCTTTTTTGTAGCAGGATTTAACCCAAAATCATCTACTTTACCAAGATCCTTTCCGACATTAGTTTTGAACCCGTAGTCCGGATCGATGTACTTCTTTACCGGTATTTTGAAATCTAGATCGTCAAGGAGTGAAAATCTCCTGCGAGGCTCAGGTTCTGGGCTGTCGAGGTTGAACGACAGCTTCCTCTCTCGGCCGCGGCCTGTCCTCGACGACCGAGGGCCATCATCGGGCTCTGGTTCTTTAGATCGGCCGACGCTCGAGGAGCGTCGCCTCACCAAGGGTTGCGACAGGGCCGCCTCCTCCTCGCCGTACGGAAGACCTCGGGCGCTCCCGTAGAATGGCTTATTGGCGAAGCGTTCAGCATAGCTGGCAGCTTCTGGAGGCTGGACTTTGGATCGCAGCAGTTCACGGTTCTCGATGTAATCAGTCTGGGGGTTGTAGTAGCTCTCGCCTACTTTATAGTTGTAGTCATAGATGCGGCAAGGCAGCTTCCTTTTCCACTTCTTCTCATCCATGCTGGCGGCTGCAATAAAGGAAAGGGTGAACTGCCACCAGGCGGTCTAAACTCTTTTCATAATATGTGTAATTAAACATTTAACTAATTTTATGGTTATTTATTAACATGAATGCATATGGTTTTCTGTAACCAAGATAATTTGTAATAATTTAATTACTCCATATAGTTAAGCTAATTTTTGCATTTCAAATTTatgtaataattataaacaaataaTCGAAATGGTATTCAAACAGTGATGTAAAAATAATATTAACCTGGAAGATGAACACATTTGTCTTATGATACATAATTACTCCAGAAGGGGAAGGACTGAGCACTCAGAGCAGCCAgcaggaaagacaagaaaatgcACAATATGAAGGAGTAATACGAGACGCCTTCAAGTATTGGCGTGGAATGTTAATGAAAATAGTCGAGTGGGACTTGTACAACTACTGGTCGAGTGGGACTTGGTGTACAGCTACTAGTCGTGTGGGACTTTGTGTACAACTGGTCAAGTAAGATTTTGTGTACAATTGGTAGAGTGGGACGTTATGTACAACTGGTCGAGTGGTACCTTGTGTTTAACTGGTCGAGTGGGACTTGATGTACAACTTAGAGTATAACTACCCAAATGAAAAGCATAACTTTTCAACTGACGAGTGAAACTGTCCAACTGATGAATATAATTATCCAACTGTCCAGTATAACTCTCCAACTATTGAATATAATTGTCCAACTATTAAATATAATTATCCAGCTATCTAGTATAACTGTATAACTGCTGAGTGAAAGTGTCCAACTTCTCAATATAATTAATTGCCCAACTGTCAGTATAAAATGATCGACTGTCGACTAGATATATAATAAAATCGTTCCTAGTGATTGATATACATGTTGTGATATTTCACTGATTTTCATGGTGATTGGTAGATACGTGATAACTGAGTATCCTCTATGTTGATTGGTAGATACGTGATAACTGAGTATCCTCTATGTTGATTGGTAGATATATGACGCTGCAAGGATGTCCACGAGGCTGAGTTCTGGTTGTAGTTGGAGGTAGTTCTGTGTTCCTAAGAATGGTTTTGGATGATCTCTGCGCCTGGCTAATTAGATGTCCGTAATTGGAGCTAAGATAATTTTGAATATATGATTGCATGGTATGACgttatgtacatacatacatacatacgcgcACTCtcgcccccacaaacacacatatatatatgtattacacCTCAAAATCTGGCTTCGAGAACGAAGTACGAGGAGCTTTATTTACAATATGTCCGGAGAAGGGTCTCGCTTAGCGGTTATGTCACCAGAGGGTGGTAGGgggaggtggtgctggaggggtgtgggggaaggGGATCCTGGGGGTAAGGGGGAAGGGGCGCTGGGGGTTAAGGGGGAGGAGAATATTAGAATGAGGGTGGAGGGGTGTCACCAGGAGGTGCCAGGTGGGTTAGCGACTGCCAGAGGAGAGTGCCAGGACGTATATACTGTAGCTGGCTAGCAGGGCAGAGGGGAGTCATGTGAGGGTACAGCCGGGCATCAGGCCAGCGGAGGGGCCTATGGGGCCATCAGCCGGGCATCAGGCCAGCGGAGGGGTCTATGGGGGCATCAGCCGGGCATCAGGCCAGCGGAGGGGTCTATGAGGGAATCAGCCGGGCATCAGGCCAGCGGAGGGGTCTATGGGGGCATCAGCCGGGCATCAGGCCAGCGGAGGGGTCTATGAGGGAATCAGCCGGGCATCAGGCCAGCGGAGGGGTCTATGGGGGCATCAGCCGGGCATCAGGACAGCGGAGGGGTCTATGAGGGAATCAGCCGGGCATCAGGCCAGCGGAGGGGTCTATGGGGGCATCAGCCGGGCATCAGGCCAGCGGAGGGGTCTATTAGGGAATCAGCCGGGCATCAGGCCAGCGGAGGGGTCTATAAGGGAATCAGCCGGGCATCAGGCCAGCGGAGGGGTCTATGAGGGAATCAGCCGGGCATCAGGCCAGCGGAGGGGTCTATGGGGGCATCAGCCGggcatgaaagagagagagagagtgaggccgTACAGGACAAGATCTAATGCAACTGTGAATAACGTGGACATCAAGTAAATGTATCCATGAATTTATGAGTGATGAACAGTGGTGGTGAAGTATTAACACATGCAGGCTATCACGTAAGAACAGTCTTGGAGAACGTGGTCGACCAGGCAAcacagtggtggaggtgtggaCGAGGTCGCTGGTGTTACAGAGAGCTGGGAGTGGAGGCAGGAGGGTGAAGGCATAGTCACATTGAATATGGCTGCCGGACGAAGAAAGGAAGAGACCATAGAGCAAGTGATGGGAGGACATGGATCATAAAGCAACAGTAATTGGCAATGAGAGGCGTGAAGAACACATTTTGAAAAGAACCTTCGGAATTATGGACACAGAGGACACACTGGGGGACATATTAAGGGTGGATACACGGGTGAGGCATATACTGACAAGAGTAGCAGTATCCTCGAACGTTTCTCCTAACTTTCATGAaaagaatatatgtatatatacgcaAAGAATTACAAAAGACTGAAAAGAATATATCTATAAACTTTGGTGAGTTTCAACCCGTCATCAGTAAGTCTGTGGTGCCGTATGAACTATCCATCTATCTGTTCATCTATTTCTCCATCTGTTCATCCATCTATCCACCTATTTATCCATTCATCCACCTATCTATCCGTCTATTCATACCTCGATCTGTCTTTCTGTCTATCCATTCACTTACTCATCTTTTTATGCCATCCCAATGCAGTTACCTCTTACTCTGGTAAAGGTCCGTGGCTTCAGAAACCTTTGATGGTGTGTGAGAATAGTCTGTTTTATGCGAGTACGGACAAATTATTACAACCAGCAAATGTCAGAAATTTTTTTCCGAGAACAGTGAATTATGGTGCATATTCCTATGGGGAAAAGATATTGTTTTGAAAACATTAGCTGTATAGCTGACGGGCAGAGGCAAAAATCgtcgtgggggtctgaatgtgacaCTGACACACTGTTTCTTGTGCATTATGGCGACTCTGATCAtcctatgttcatcccataccccTGACCACTCCCTCTTCCAATTTGGGTGAGGCTGGCCCCAAACGTGAGTCTCCAAGTTTGGACAGTCAGGCATTCTCTCTTATAGTATTGACCAGGGGGGAACTGAGCATTGTCCGGGTGCCATATCTTGcgacgatttcggggctcaacgttcccgcggcccggttcctgactaggccttctggttgctggactgttcaaccaggttgttggcagcctgacgtatgaatcatagcctggttgatcaggggtATGTCCTTCTATCCATCtatttttctcctgataattactttacctaccatacctatccatctattcattatctatccatctattcattatctatccatctattcacTATCTATTCATTATCTATCCATCTAATCATTATCTATCCAGCTGTCTCTATtaatccatctattcatctagctatccatcaatctatccatcaatctatccatccgtCTATATATCCCtctatcaatctctctctctctctctctctctctctctctctctctctctctctctctctctctctctctctctctctctctctctctctctctctctctctctctctctctatatatatatatatgtatatcgatCTGTCCATCTATTCATTTAAACATCCAACTTTCCATTAATCTATTTATCCACATATCTATCCGTCtagctatccatccatccatcaatttatccatctatctattcttctatctatccgtccatctactcatctatcaatttatccatccatctacccaaccatctatctatccatcagtctatccatctatctacctatctatcaatccatctattcatccatctgtCCATCCAACAATGTATCCACCCATATATCTACTGTCtccctctgtttctgtctctgtttTTGTCTCTATGTGTCTCTGCCACAGAAAAGTTTCTGccaaaagaaaatttaaaatttagtTTTCAAATTCAATAGTTACCCGATATTGTAGTGAAGTGTATGTATTTATGGTAGTACGGCCGACGTCTGAATAGCTGACAAATTCGTTTTATTTTTCCAAATCAGtgaataatgttatatatatatatatatatatatatatatatatatatatatatatatatatatatatatatatatatatatatatatatatatatatatatatatatatatatatatatatatatatattcctataaGAAAAAAGTTATGAATTTTTGTATATGTGTGTAGGTCAGATATACTAGGGATGAGGTCAGATATACTAAGGGTGTTGGTTGATATACTAGGGATGAGGGTTGATATACTAGGGATGAGGGCTGATATACTAGGGATGAGGGCTGATATACTAGGGATGAGGGCTGATGTACTAGGGATGAGGGCTGATGTACTAGGGATGAGGGCTGATGTACTAGGGATGAGGGCTGATGTACTAGGGATGAGGGCTGATGTACTAGGGATGAGGGCTGATATACTAGGGATGAGGGCTGATATACTAGGGATGAGGGCTGATATACTAGGGATGAGGGCTGATATACTAGGGATGAGGGCTGATATACTAGGGATTAGGGCTGATATACTAGGGATGAGGGCTGATATACTAGGGATTAGGGATGATGTTACAAGCTCTATAATGAAGCACGAGTCGACATACCAGACTGTGTGGTAGGGCTGTACACCTGTGTGGTAGGGCTGTACACCTGTGTGGTAGGGCTGTACACCTGTGTGGTAGGGCTGTACACCTGTGTGGTAGGGCTGTATGTCTTTGCGGATTGACGGTACATTTACGTTGTATTGTTGTACACAGTCATGgacacactgtacacagtcatggacacactgtacacagtcatggTCACACTGTACAAAGTCATAGGCACACTGTACACAGTCAagtacactgtacacagtcatggacactgtacacagtcatggacacactgtacacagtcatggacacactgtacacagtcatggTCACACTGTACAAAGTCATAGGCACACTGTACACAGTCAagtacactgtacacagtcatggacactgtacacagtcatgg is a genomic window of Procambarus clarkii isolate CNS0578487 chromosome 8, FALCON_Pclarkii_2.0, whole genome shotgun sequence containing:
- the LOC123759707 gene encoding uncharacterized protein isoform X1 encodes the protein MDEKKWKRKLPCRIYDYNYKVGESYYNPQTDYIENRELLRSKVQPPEAASYAERFANKPFYGSARGLPYGEEEAALSQPLVRRRSSSVGRSKEPEPDDGPRSSRTGRGRERKLSFNLDSPEPEPRRRFSLLDDLDFKIPVKKYIDPDYGFKTNVGKDLGKVDDFGLNPATKKSIMDDIKNLEKKFKKADAVERGSGTNAKRWEEVVYNEALDAPGKKTVKKNEVTYNIPGTGTTVRKSSYQESSKFESSKPPRAPPKPSRLLSIEDDYDFKPPRLPRRRNISLSDDDFKFTTSRSIKSSFDDDDKKFRSARKMFDHRKAQESEELSDNINKMIGKMRKHSIGDGDSYKYTRTFRSSSLDPFENDSRVKARTQARSHQFTYGYSK